A window of Parafrankia discariae genomic DNA:
AGGCGCGCGCCCAGCTCGGAAAGCCGTACGTCTGGGGCGCCGAGGGCCCGAACAGCTTCGACTGCTCCGGACTCAGCCAGTGGGTCTGGGGGAAGGCCGGCGTCGGAATCCCGCACTACACCGGCGACCAGTGGGCGGCCGGCCGGCACGTCACCCGCAACGAGCTGATCCCCGGCGACCTGGTCTTCTTCGGCGCCGACCTCTACCACGTGGGCATCTACATCGGGAGCGGCCAGATGATCCACGCGCCGCGGACCGGTGAGGTCGTACGGATCGAGAACGTGTGGTGGTCATCGTTCCAGGGCGGCATCCGCCCGGGCGCCTGACACACCCGGCAGGCCACCCGGTGGGCGGGTAGGCGCCCGCCCCCGGGGTGGCCCCGGACAGCGGGTGGCCCCGACGGCGGACAGACAAACGGGCCGGGCGTCCGCGCCCGGCCCGACAGTCAGATCCACATTCCTACCGGTGCTCCCGTACGAGTTGCTTCCGTACGAGAGCTGTGTGCGTACGTGCCGCTGTTACCCGGATCAGTGATTGACGTAGACGAGCGCCGCTGTGCTGCGGTCGATCTCGGCCTCGCTGTCACCGTCCGGCTTGCCGATGTACACCCTGTCGCCGCGCGCGTTCAGGTACAGCTGCGCCCCGGGCACGATCGCGGCGTCCCGCAGGACCCGCATCGCCTCCTCGTCGGTCTGGAGGCGCTCCGAGATCCAGGCCACCGTCACCGACTTGGTCCCCGTGTTGCTCCGCTCGGCCGAGGTGAGCAGGCTCACGGGTGCCACGCCCGGCGGCTGCGCCGTCTCGAGCTGCGCCGGGATCTCGTTCCCGAACGGGCACCGCTTCGGATCACCGAGCAGGACCGTCAGCCGGGCCTCGACCTCGTCCGAGATCACATGCTCCCAGCGGCAGGCCTCGTTGTGGACCAGCGCCCAGTCCAGGCCAATGACCTTGGTGAGGAGCAACTCGGCCAAGCGGTGCTTACGCATGACCGCCGTTGCTCTGACCAGGCCCTTCTCCGTGAACTGCACGGTCCGGTCGTCGGCGAGCGCGACGAGGCCCTCGTTCGCGAGGCGCGCGGTCGACTCACTTGCGGCCGGCGCGCTCACGTGAAGGCGCTCGACCAGGCGCGCGCGCAGCGGGGTGATGCCCTCCTCCCGTAGTTCATACAGGGTCCGGAGGTACATCTCGGTACTGTCGATCAGTCCAGTCACCGGTCTCCTTCGTCCGCAACCAGAGTACGCCGCAACGCCTGGCAGGAGGAGTCGCATTCCTCTGCGTCCTGATGGCGGAGTGTGGTATGTCCATGCCCGTTCCGTCACCGCGTCGCCAGCCAGACCGACTCCCACCCAGAGTATCGACGTGAGCACAACTTGTCGCGACTACCGCTCGCTCGACGGACGGCGTCGCGCGGCCCCACGACGATGCCCGCCAACGCCAGGGTAGGACGTCCGCACCAGCCCCACCGGCCGTGCCACGGGCGGCTCGCGGCCGGCCCGCGGTCAGGGGCACCAGTCCGGCGGCTCGGCCGCGGCGAGTACCTACACTCGAGGGTATGAGCACGACTCAGATCGCGCCGGAGACCTCTGACACCCGTTCGGACGAGGGGGATGATCTCTCTCACTACGCGCGCCGGGAGGAGATCGTCCGCGCCTCCATCGAAGGCGGTCGCGTGACGGCGCTGTGCGGGTACAAGTTCGAGCCGGTCCGCGACCCCAAGCGCTTCCCGGTCTGCCCCAAGTGCAAGGAGCTCGTGGAGATGGCCGAGCAGTTCGGCTGAGCCCCCCTGCCGCGCGCGGACCGGTCGGGCTCCCCCGTGCCGCCACCCGGATCCGCTCGCGTACGCGGGCCCGGGTGGAGTCGCCTTCCCACTCCGGTGTCCGGATGCGTAGGCTTGCGAGGCGTCGAGTGATCCCTGTACCGTCGATCATGGAACCGCCGCCAGGCGCCCCACCGGCCAGGCGCGGGGCCACTCCACAACGCCCCTGTAGCTCAGTGGATAGAGCGACCGCCTCCTAAGCGGTAGGCCGCAGGTCCGATTCCTGCCAGGGGCACAAACCATCGTTGACCTGCGCTGGACCCGACTACTTTCGATCATGGAAGTGGCGCGCAGAGCCCCCAAGACGTGCAAGCTCTACCTCGACGCCGCCACCGCACTGATCAACTACCTGGCCGACTCCGACGATCCATCCGCCGAAGCCGCCGAGATCACGAAGGCGCAGATCGAGGAGTTCCTGATCTGGTTCGGCACCGTGCCGACCCCGCGACGACCCGAGGGCCGTGGCGACGCCTACGTGAACCAGACCTTCCGCGCTTTACAGCAGTGGTTCAGGTGGCTTCTCGACGAAGAGGAGATCGCACACCCACCCCTGGAGCGGATGTCACCGCCGAAGGTCGACGAGAAGCCCGTCCCGGTGCTGCACGAAGACGAGATCCGCGCCGTTCTGGCCACCTGCGCCGGTAAGACGTTCGCGGATCGCCGTGACAACGCGATCATCCGTTGTCTGCTCGACTCCGGCGGGCGGCGCACCGAGATCGCCAAGCTCCGCGTCGAGGACGTCGACCTCACGCGGAAGGTGCTGCATGTGCTCGGCAAGGGGCACCGCCCGCGGCCGGCGCCGATCGGCAACAGCACCGCGCTCGCCCTTGGCCGCTACATGCGAATTCGTACCCGTGACAAGCACGCGAGCCGTCCCGAGCTGTGGCTTGCCGACCGCGGCCGCGGCCCGCTCACCGGTGACGGGCCCGCCCGGATGATCGGACGCCGCGGGGAGCAGGCGGGCATCAAGGGTCTGCACCCCACCAGTTCCGGCACACGCTCGCCAACGACTGGCAGTTCGCCGGAGGCAGCGAAGGCGACCTCATGCGAATCATGGGCTGGAGTTCCCGGCAGATGGTCGACCGCTACGCCAAGATCGCGCAGGAGAAGCGCGCGCAGCAGGCCCGCGAACGCCTTGCCCTCGGCGACCGTTTCTGACCGATCGCGGTCGCAGATGGGACGCCGGAACGCCCTCCCGCACGCCTGAGACCACCCACGCTGACACGAGAACGGTCGCCGTAGGCGGTCTCTCAGGAGTCGCCGCGCCATCCCGGACGGTTCCGGTCGCACCACCCCTCGACGTCGCGCCGGTGCCACAGGCGGATGCGCGGCTTGACCACCGCTGGAGTCGGGAAGCCCGCGTACCGGGTGAGCATGTCGGCCCGTGATCGACTCACGCCCAGCATCGATGCGAAGTCGCTGACGTCGATCAAATCGAGGACACATTCACTGCTCACAAGCACGTGACGCTATGCGATGCTCCTTGTCTTGCCTTATAACCTTTCCTTCTTGCCCTGTCTACGTACTGTTGCTTCTCATCTTGTCGATGTAGCCTGTTCCCCCGGTCGATCGGCCGGGAAACAGGGTAGGCCCGGTCCGGTGGGCGAACACCGGGCCGGGCCCTGGGCACCGACCTTCGGGAGGTCAGCACCGTGCCTGAGAGTCAACCAGCAAGCACCAACAAAACCGCTCCGTCCGCCGACCCACCCCGCGGCCCGGACGTGGTGGTCCGTGAGACGGGAACGGGACCGTTCCAGTACCTCGTGGTCGATGTGCCCGCCGGTGCGCACCCGGCGAGCCTGGCCAAGGCGTTGCGCAGTCTGCCGATCGCCTGCGAGTTCGTGAACATGGCCGACATGGCCGGCACGCGCTCCGGTGGCGAGCTGCGCTTCCGCGTTCACGACGGCCACGGCCCCGCGCACCACTCCGGGAGCACCTACGGCGGCATCGGCACACGGGTGCCCCGTCTCGACTCGGACAGCCCGTTCGACACCGAGCAACCCGCGGGCGGTGCCCGGTGACCGCTCATCTGGTGTTGCCCGCCGCGTCTCATCGGGTGCAGGCGGCCCGGCGAAGGGCGGTGGCATCGGCGGACCACCGGTCGCTTCTCGTGGGCATCCTCGTGCTTGACGACACTGGAGTTCCGATCGACGTGGTCAGCCCGTTCGGCAGCGAGACAGCCGCCCGGCAGTGGGCCGACCAGCACGGCGTCACGACGTACCAGATCCTCCCGGCCTGGATCGCGGGCGGACGCCGTTAACCTCCCGCCTGTCCGCTGCATGCCGTTGCGACCGGCCCGGAGCGGCCCCAAATCACTTCATGGATGTGGGGCTGTTCGCATGTCTGGCACTCCACCGACCACGATCACCCAGGGTGATATTTCCGCCGTGGCCGATGAACACCGTCCCACGGGTGGGCGGGGCCCCAGACGCTCGATTCCTGGGTTTCAGACGCCTCACGACTGGTCCCGCCAGCAAGCATCGCCCCTGCTCACCCGCCACATTCGCCGCTAACGGGGGCGCTAACAGTTAGCAGGAGAGCCGCTAACCGTTAGCTCGCCCCCCTCCGGTAACTTTCAGTAGCCACATCAGCCTGACCAACCGACCCCATCACGAACCCGTATGCCGTGTCCGTCGACCGGGCCGCCCCACGCTGATCCGCAGGGCCCGATCCGAGTGTGGCCCCATCAGGGAATCAGGGGCCGCCGGACAGGGTGTAGGAGACGAGATGGGTTCCGTCCCGGTCACCCGCCGAGATGACGGTTGGGCACATCACCTCGCCAGCGACAACGGCCATGCGCTCGGGGCTGAAGATAGTTGCGCCCCCCGGCGTCCGGCCGACGGGCCCCCCGGGGTCGCCCTCGACCACAATCTCCACGTCGCCCTCGGCCGAAAACGTCGGATCGCTCCTCAGATAGGTGCGACCGTCGCAGTACGTCAGCTTCTCCGGGAAGCGGCCCGGGAAGAACTCGCCGTACTCCGAGTGCCGCCGCTCAAGGACGACACCGGACGCGACGAGCAGACCAAGGACGATCAGTCCGCTTCCCACCACGACCACGGGCAGAAACCGTCGCCGCGCACCCCGTTCCCGCCGCAAGATCGTCACCACGGTGACAGTCTTACACATTCAGCTTCCGCCTGGCAGGCAGTGACGAACGAGGCATCGGCGGGGTAGGTCCGTAGGTGCTTGCGGTAAGCGGCACGGGCGCTTGCGCAAGCACCCCTGTAGAGCGGGCAAGACCCGCTCCGAGCTGCTGATAGGAGCGTAAGCACCTTGCTCGCCGGATCGCGAGAACCAGCAAAGACCGGCCTTGCTACCCATCCCACGTCGGGACGCCGGCCGCTCGAAGCGATCGAAATTCTTCCGCGTGAGCAATCACCGACGGTAGCCGACGAAGTCATCTCGCGATGCGCGCAGAGAGGTGGCCGCTTGAGGCGGATGCTCGCAGGACCCGACGCGACGCTCCGCCGTCCACCCCCGGACGGTCGCACACGGCGCCGACCGGCCCGGGTAGCACGGTTCCGCAGACCGCAGCCGCCCCCGTGATTACGATTGGTAATCGCATCGACCACACGACGGGCGTTCCGATTCTCCGTCCCCCGACGGCTACCTGAGCTCTCACGCCGACGTTCGTCCTCGCGTGCGGGCACGTCGCCTTATTCTGAGGCGTGGG
This region includes:
- a CDS encoding metal-dependent transcriptional regulator yields the protein MTGLIDSTEMYLRTLYELREEGITPLRARLVERLHVSAPAASESTARLANEGLVALADDRTVQFTEKGLVRATAVMRKHRLAELLLTKVIGLDWALVHNEACRWEHVISDEVEARLTVLLGDPKRCPFGNEIPAQLETAQPPGVAPVSLLTSAERSNTGTKSVTVAWISERLQTDEEAMRVLRDAAIVPGAQLYLNARGDRVYIGKPDGDSEAEIDRSTAALVYVNH
- a CDS encoding tyrosine-type recombinase/integrase — encoded protein: MARRAPKTCKLYLDAATALINYLADSDDPSAEAAEITKAQIEEFLIWFGTVPTPRRPEGRGDAYVNQTFRALQQWFRWLLDEEEIAHPPLERMSPPKVDEKPVPVLHEDEIRAVLATCAGKTFADRRDNAIIRCLLDSGGRRTEIAKLRVEDVDLTRKVLHVLGKGHRPRPAPIGNSTALALGRYMRIRTRDKHASRPELWLADRGRGPLTGDGPARMIGRRGEQAGIKGLHPTSSGTRSPTTGSSPEAAKATSCESWAGVPGRWSTATPRSRRRSARSRPANALPSATVSDRSRSQMGRRNALPHA
- a CDS encoding DUF3039 domain-containing protein, with product MSTTQIAPETSDTRSDEGDDLSHYARREEIVRASIEGGRVTALCGYKFEPVRDPKRFPVCPKCKELVEMAEQFG